One window of Candidatus Nitrospira kreftii genomic DNA carries:
- a CDS encoding FKBP-type peptidyl-prolyl cis-trans isomerase FkpA has translation MSSMRIHALCLATGLCLLTAPALAASSDPSNDDQKTLYALGLAISQSLGTFSLNETELDMVKHGITDGVLKRPQKVDLQTFGPKIQLLQQSRLAMVAEGEKKAGAAFLTKAASEKGATKTESGIVIAPIKPGSGATPKATDTVKVHYHGTLTDGTVFDSSIKRGEPATFPLDKVIKCWTEGVQQIKVGGKSRLVCPANLAYGDAGSPPVIKPGSTLVFEVELLEIVKN, from the coding sequence ATGTCATCCATGCGAATTCATGCCCTGTGCCTGGCCACTGGGCTCTGTCTCCTGACAGCTCCAGCGCTCGCAGCCTCGTCGGATCCCAGTAATGATGACCAGAAAACGTTGTATGCCCTTGGATTAGCGATCAGTCAGTCATTAGGAACTTTTTCGTTGAACGAGACCGAACTTGATATGGTCAAGCACGGAATAACCGACGGCGTGCTCAAGCGCCCTCAAAAGGTCGATCTCCAAACATTTGGACCAAAGATCCAACTGCTGCAACAGTCTCGCCTCGCGATGGTCGCCGAAGGTGAAAAGAAGGCGGGCGCCGCATTTTTGACAAAAGCGGCTTCGGAAAAAGGGGCAACCAAGACGGAGTCAGGCATCGTCATCGCCCCCATCAAGCCAGGCTCTGGTGCGACACCAAAGGCAACGGATACCGTCAAGGTCCATTATCATGGCACATTAACCGATGGGACAGTATTCGATAGTTCCATCAAGCGAGGAGAGCCGGCCACCTTTCCCCTTGATAAGGTCATCAAGTGTTGGACGGAAGGCGTCCAGCAGATCAAGGTCGGTGGGAAAAGCCGGCTGGTTTGCCCGGCCAATCTGGCCTATGGTGACGCGGGATCACCACCGGTTATTAAGCCGGGATCCACCTTAGTGTTTGAAGTCGAGCTACTGGAAATCGTCAAGAATTAG
- a CDS encoding putative Sugar transporter of the major facilitator superfamily protein, whose product MESSPPSPLRWLILGLLFAISVVTYIDRVNISVTARHMMPALGLTDQDMGLIFSAFVVGYALFQIPGGWLSDRWGIRIVLTIALVWWSIFTAWTAIAATSFLAGPLGVVGALACIRFLLGVGEAAALPTFNRAVTDWLPVHERGLGIGIAIGGIGIGAAMTPPLTAWIMVNYGWQTAFYLSSGLGIGLAVIWWLLAADRPTSHRWHDHQNASLHSVSVPVTQPSIPWTTFRKTPSVWWLVLSYGCLGYVAYVYMSWFYLYLVNERGFTILHGGVFAAAPFLTILISCPVGGWVTDRLAMRHGITKGRRIVGMTGMGLAATSIALGASVDSPYLAIAGLSLGAGWLYFTIGAYWSSTSDLSPAHAGSLSGLMNMGANLGGALSPTVTPWLAHQWGWPASLGFAAAMALVGGIMWLGITPGDGLAKDGPEP is encoded by the coding sequence ATGGAATCCTCGCCACCCTCTCCTCTGCGCTGGTTGATTCTCGGGCTCCTCTTCGCCATTAGTGTCGTCACTTACATCGATCGTGTGAATATCTCCGTCACAGCCAGGCACATGATGCCGGCGCTGGGACTGACCGATCAGGACATGGGCCTGATTTTTTCGGCCTTCGTCGTCGGGTACGCACTGTTCCAAATCCCTGGTGGCTGGCTCAGCGATCGCTGGGGCATTCGTATCGTGCTGACGATCGCTCTGGTCTGGTGGTCCATCTTCACCGCCTGGACAGCCATCGCGGCGACATCATTTCTGGCCGGGCCGTTGGGAGTGGTCGGTGCTCTGGCTTGTATCAGATTTCTTCTTGGAGTGGGAGAAGCGGCGGCACTGCCGACATTTAATCGCGCCGTTACCGACTGGCTGCCGGTACATGAACGGGGGCTCGGCATCGGCATAGCCATCGGTGGAATCGGAATCGGCGCCGCCATGACTCCACCCCTCACCGCGTGGATTATGGTCAACTATGGCTGGCAGACGGCGTTTTATCTCTCAAGCGGCTTAGGGATAGGGCTCGCCGTTATCTGGTGGCTCTTGGCTGCGGATCGCCCGACAAGTCACCGATGGCACGACCATCAGAACGCAAGCCTGCATAGCGTGTCTGTTCCCGTCACCCAGCCATCGATTCCTTGGACCACCTTCCGAAAGACACCGAGCGTCTGGTGGCTCGTATTGAGTTACGGATGTCTGGGCTATGTCGCATATGTCTACATGTCATGGTTCTATCTCTACCTCGTCAATGAGCGGGGCTTTACCATCTTACATGGCGGGGTGTTTGCTGCCGCTCCATTTCTCACCATCCTTATCTCATGTCCAGTCGGTGGATGGGTCACCGATCGGTTGGCGATGCGCCACGGCATCACCAAAGGCCGCCGGATTGTGGGTATGACCGGCATGGGGCTAGCCGCAACTTCGATCGCGCTCGGTGCGAGCGTGGACTCTCCCTATCTGGCCATTGCCGGCCTCTCATTGGGAGCAGGCTGGCTCTACTTCACTATCGGCGCCTATTGGTCTTCGACGAGCGATCTTTCGCCTGCCCATGCCGGTAGCTTGTCAGGTCTCATGAATATGGGTGCCAATCTCGGCGGAGCCCTTTCTCCTACAGTCACACCATGGCTCGCTCACCAGTGGGGATGGCCCGCTTCGCTCGGCTTTGCCGCAGCCATGGCCCTTGTCGGTGGAATCATGTGGCTCGGCATCACCCCAGGGGACGGACTCGCAAAAGATGGTCCCGAGCCGTGA
- a CDS encoding Peptidyl-prolyl cis-trans isomerase yields the protein MQFQKKDPRITIRTRLGDIKIRLYSDAAPRHVENLLNLVKIGFYDGTTFHRVVPGFIIQGGDPLSKHPDRLLHGTGGPGYFLSPETSDYPHKRGALSMAKMPRESNSTRDFNDNGSQFFICVDDSSGLDRRYTVFGEVFRGIEVVDKIVSVPRDERDNPLEPIFITMSAKE from the coding sequence ATGCAGTTTCAAAAGAAAGATCCTCGCATCACGATTAGGACGAGGCTCGGTGACATCAAAATTCGTCTCTATTCTGACGCGGCCCCGCGTCATGTCGAGAACCTTCTCAACCTCGTCAAGATCGGCTTTTATGACGGCACGACCTTCCATCGAGTGGTGCCCGGGTTCATTATCCAAGGCGGCGATCCGCTGAGCAAGCATCCCGATCGCCTACTCCATGGAACGGGAGGGCCAGGGTACTTTCTTTCACCGGAGACGAGTGACTATCCGCACAAACGCGGCGCCTTGTCCATGGCCAAAATGCCCAGAGAGAGTAACAGCACACGCGACTTCAACGACAATGGCTCACAATTTTTTATCTGCGTGGACGACAGCAGCGGTCTTGATCGTCGCTATACGGTGTTTGGCGAAGTCTTTCGGGGAATCGAAGTCGTCGACAAGATCGTCAGCGTCCCTCGCGATGAGCGAGACAATCCGTTAGAGCCGATCTTCATCACCATGAGCGCAAAGGAATAG
- a CDS encoding Threonylcarbamoyl-AMP synthase has product MIGHRHGMLMDAETHLPKRAILSASDTASIRLAGNIIRTGGLVAFPTETVYGLGCDAMNPEAAAKVFEAKQRPQFDPLIVHLADRTQVDAVVASQPPMAQRLMDEFWPGPLTLVLPKQSVVPDLVTAGLSTVAVRMPSHPIAQALIREAGTPIAAPSANLFGYVSPTNARHVSESLGNKVDIILDGGPCQVGVESTIVSLVGLEPELLRPGSITLEQLTAVIGPMRGRSSNDNHPIAPGQLARHYATLTPLTILASVGTRPVLRPDERAGLLLISQSKERKSGFAAIEVLSPAGDIREAARNLFAGLRRLDSLGLDRIYAEPCHEMGLGLAIMDRLRRCAAR; this is encoded by the coding sequence TTGATCGGGCATCGGCACGGCATGCTTATGGACGCAGAGACCCATCTTCCCAAAAGGGCTATCCTCTCCGCATCAGATACAGCCTCCATTCGTCTGGCAGGCAACATCATCAGGACGGGCGGGCTTGTCGCATTCCCAACGGAAACAGTCTATGGCCTTGGCTGTGATGCCATGAATCCAGAAGCAGCAGCGAAGGTCTTCGAGGCCAAACAACGTCCACAGTTTGATCCGCTCATCGTGCATCTTGCTGATCGAACCCAAGTGGATGCGGTTGTCGCATCACAGCCACCCATGGCTCAAAGACTCATGGATGAGTTCTGGCCTGGCCCGCTCACGCTGGTCTTGCCAAAGCAATCCGTCGTCCCTGATCTCGTCACAGCCGGCTTATCGACGGTTGCAGTTCGGATGCCGAGCCACCCCATAGCGCAAGCTCTCATACGAGAAGCAGGCACCCCGATTGCCGCTCCCAGCGCCAATCTCTTCGGCTATGTCAGTCCCACGAATGCGCGCCATGTGTCGGAAAGCCTTGGAAACAAAGTGGACATCATTCTCGACGGTGGACCCTGCCAAGTCGGTGTAGAATCAACGATCGTCTCGCTGGTCGGCCTTGAACCAGAATTATTGCGGCCCGGCAGTATCACCCTTGAACAGCTCACGGCCGTGATCGGTCCAATGCGTGGCCGATCGTCGAACGATAATCATCCAATCGCCCCTGGTCAATTGGCGCGCCACTACGCGACGCTCACTCCCCTGACCATTCTCGCCTCTGTCGGGACCAGACCAGTCTTGAGACCTGACGAGCGTGCGGGCCTGCTGCTCATCTCCCAATCGAAAGAGAGGAAAAGCGGCTTTGCTGCTATTGAGGTCTTGTCCCCTGCCGGTGATATCCGAGAGGCAGCACGAAATCTCTTCGCCGGCCTTCGGAGATTGGACTCTCTTGGTCTGGATCGAATCTATGCGGAACCTTGTCACGAAATGGGTCTGGGACTGGCCATCATGGATCGCCTGCGCCGCTGCGCGGCACGTTAG
- a CDS encoding hypothetical protein (conserved protein of unknown function) gives MTGRALSQRRRLCMKSIVSVLLTSTSVSIGMVAMLGAAELDEKLHEQRDGLLRNAEDMVAHGGMGDAKAIVQHCGEAARYAESLIKEVSISHPDREDTVVPLNEVIRQCKRVSEIGDHADPGLLLNPAIKARSAARSAIRSLRAAK, from the coding sequence ATGACCGGAAGGGCGCTGTCGCAGCGACGACGGCTGTGCATGAAATCAATAGTCAGTGTGCTTCTCACGTCGACCAGTGTTTCAATTGGAATGGTAGCGATGCTAGGAGCCGCCGAGTTGGATGAGAAGCTCCATGAACAGCGTGATGGGTTGTTACGAAATGCTGAAGATATGGTGGCTCACGGTGGAATGGGCGATGCCAAGGCCATTGTTCAGCATTGTGGAGAGGCTGCTCGATATGCGGAATCGCTCATCAAGGAAGTATCAATATCCCATCCAGATCGAGAAGACACTGTCGTGCCGCTCAATGAGGTGATCCGCCAATGTAAACGAGTATCGGAGATAGGAGACCATGCCGATCCTGGCTTGCTCTTAAATCCGGCCATCAAGGCCCGTTCAGCGGCTCGGTCAGCGATACGATCCTTGAGAGCTGCGAAATAA
- a CDS encoding hypothetical protein (conserved protein of unknown function) has protein sequence MWLQRCLFGVLLVGTIGENTVFAERGEVAAAPAVSRVEVVLAYQYRTREAELKQDFSQAGFANVHFQFARMGQPPQNIGLGREVTAEKAREAIRLALKYNLGVTILLPERLFPPRFITIASSNYDDTVEYSISQEALEKLRDPELSTEAFHLLYRDLTSAHINSERRYR, from the coding sequence ATGTGGTTGCAGCGCTGTCTCTTCGGTGTGCTACTGGTGGGTACCATTGGTGAAAACACGGTTTTCGCCGAGCGTGGAGAAGTCGCGGCAGCGCCAGCCGTGAGCCGTGTCGAGGTGGTATTAGCCTACCAGTATCGGACTCGTGAAGCCGAACTCAAACAGGATTTTTCGCAGGCTGGGTTTGCCAACGTGCATTTCCAATTTGCTAGGATGGGGCAACCGCCACAAAACATCGGACTCGGTCGGGAAGTCACCGCCGAGAAAGCGCGAGAGGCGATCCGGCTGGCACTCAAGTATAACTTGGGTGTTACGATCTTGTTGCCGGAACGATTATTTCCTCCACGATTCATCACGATTGCCTCGTCCAATTATGACGACACCGTCGAGTATTCCATCAGCCAGGAAGCATTGGAAAAGCTGCGTGATCCAGAGTTGAGCACAGAAGCATTTCATCTTCTCTATCGAGATCTCACCTCGGCACATATCAACTCGGAAAGGCGGTACCGATGA
- a CDS encoding hypothetical protein (conserved protein of unknown function) — translation MRCITRWPGRIVLRAIFIFILSIVWTVDASAYESMSVVNGGSIKGRVYFTGNLPDPSAFKLNRYPDQVYCGALSDGSGYRLLREVMVDAQGGLKDAIVTIVGVTRGKPFELEETKVEANICQFVPYVSVMRSEHPMTVKNLDSIAHDLQVYERDWEHVFIMFHRPALTKGGTQDIVRFTGDRRGVIMQCGMHPYMQGHGLAVDNPYYAVTGSEGLFDIGDLPPGTYRIRAWHPALGEQDQEITIAAGSTSSVEFAFKGK, via the coding sequence ATGCGCTGCATTACACGATGGCCCGGGCGTATTGTTCTCAGGGCTATTTTCATCTTCATTCTCAGCATCGTCTGGACAGTCGATGCCTCCGCATACGAATCCATGTCGGTCGTCAATGGAGGGTCCATCAAAGGGAGGGTGTATTTCACCGGCAACCTGCCTGATCCGTCTGCCTTCAAACTGAACCGCTATCCGGACCAAGTGTATTGTGGCGCCCTGTCCGATGGGTCAGGTTATCGCCTGCTACGTGAGGTGATGGTGGATGCGCAAGGTGGATTGAAAGACGCGATCGTGACGATCGTGGGCGTCACGAGAGGGAAGCCATTTGAACTCGAAGAAACGAAGGTAGAAGCCAATATCTGTCAGTTTGTGCCATATGTGTCGGTCATGCGCAGCGAGCATCCAATGACGGTGAAAAACCTCGATTCCATCGCACATGATCTGCAAGTCTATGAACGAGACTGGGAACATGTCTTCATCATGTTTCATCGCCCTGCCCTGACGAAAGGCGGGACTCAGGATATTGTTCGTTTTACAGGGGATCGGCGTGGTGTCATCATGCAATGCGGGATGCATCCGTACATGCAGGGGCATGGACTTGCCGTAGATAATCCCTACTATGCGGTGACGGGGAGCGAAGGGCTGTTTGATATCGGAGATCTTCCCCCAGGTACCTACCGAATCCGAGCCTGGCACCCGGCACTTGGAGAACAAGATCAGGAGATCACGATCGCGGCAGGTAGCACGAGTTCAGTCGAGTTTGCGTTTAAGGGGAAATAA